GCCTGAGAGGAGGCGATGAGAGGCGGGAAACGGCAGGTGCCCGAGGGGAGGCGAGGCGGGCACCtgaggggaggagaaaggggaaaacgGCGGGCGCCTGAAGGGAGGCCGTCGGTGTAGCGTCGCGGCCtcgcccacccccaccccgcacgCACCTCCTGGAAAAGCTCCAGACTGTAGGTGTTGTCGTCGTCGGCGAAGAAGAGCACCCCGGGCTGTGGGGGCGGCAGGTGCTGGTGCCGCTGCCgcagccaggccaggccagcGTTGCGCTGCTCGGTAgcgcggggcagccccggccgctTGTAGCGTCGCGGCGTGGGGACGTGGAGGTGCGTGCAGGGCAGGCCGGCGCCCGCCACGAAGCGGCTCACCAGCTCGCTACGCGCCGCCGCGTCCTCCACCAGGATCCAGTGGAGCCGCGCCACCTGCCGGAAGGTGTTGGCCAGGCGGGTGAGCTCGGCCTTCTGCACCGGGCGGCTGTAGGTGGGCGTGATGGCATAGATGGTGGGCAGCGTCGCCTCGGGCCGCCGCTGCGGGGGCGcccgggccgccgccggccgggccCCCCCGCtacccccgccgcccccgcggggGGCCAGGGCGGGCAGCGGCGCCCGGCTGCTGTCGATGTCCAGCACGATGATGACGATGAGCACCCAGGGCAGCAGTAGGAGAAAGCGGCTGAAGAGCAGGGACTTCATCCTGCCCCCGGcgccctcccgccgcgccgcccctcAGCGCCGCCCCATGGACGGGCGCGGCGGCGCTCAGTGCATGAccgcggggggctgcggggatgCCCCTTTGCCCGCCGCTCCTCCGCGGGACGGCGGCGGCCGGGGAGGGTGGCTctgcctcccgccgccggggcgggtCGGGTCGGGGCGCCCTGCGGTGCCCTGCGGCAGCCCGGCGGGGCAGgtgcccggccccgctcctgccGCGCCTCTATTCGGCGAGCAGCcgcccttcctcctcctcttcctcctccttcacccTCAGCAtcgccgggccggggccgggcccggggacGCCGCGCCGTCGCGGCCGGGGGTCGGCAGGGGTGGGGACGGGTCTGGGGAGAGACTCCTTCTCCTCCGCTTCCCCGGGCGGCTCTGGCGgagcgcggggcgggcggggaggcgggaggTAGGCtcccgggggccgggggggggggctcccgcccagccccgccccggcccgccccgccccggctgCCGCCCCCCGGGCGCCGCGGGGAgcgggcggcagcggcggccggCGGAGCTTCGCGCCCGGCGTCCTCGGGGGGCTTCTTCCCTCCGCCGCGGCGGGCACCGGCATGGGCCAGCGGCCGGAACGCCTTCCCCGGGACAGCGCCttccccgggccgggccggggaggCGAGACCCCCCATGCCCCGCCGCGGAGGGGTGCGTCCCGGAGTACCTATCCCTCGCAGCGGCGAGCTGCCGCTCGCTTCGGTTTTtatgcttgtttttttttaacggAGGAATTTCTTCGAGCTCCGCAGAAGTAAGAAGTTGTAAATAAGGCGGCCGTTTCGTGCGGTTCCCCTCTTTTATCCCCCCGTTCTCTACCGTGCTGCTTCCCAGTGTTATCAGAAGGGCTTGCGAGCGTTCGTGAGAATTTCGTCATGATCCACCTGtctttattttgagaaaaaggCGTTCATCAGGTGCCGCAACACACATGAAATGCACAATCTAAAACCTCTTACGAATCCTTTCCTACCAGGGAAGTTCCCGATGCATTTTTCAACACTCCCTGCTGTCATAACTAAACACTTACCGCTtgaattatgcttttaaaaccTCATGTtgtgtaaaaacaaagaagCCCAGTGTTAGTATTTACAAATTACTGAATTCTGCATAATTCTCTGATTAAAACATGTACCCTTGTATGGATCAAATGATGGTCCCACTGACTTGCGGACTATGTGATATCAGAAATAGAGTGATTCATCCCAGCTGCGTTGACTTACTGGTAGGAACAGTGCGGGTTAGAGAAATCGGTCATGTCTTCACACCAGCCTCCTTGGCTTAAGCTACTGCTTTCGCTTCTGTTTTATACGCGTCCTTCACATTTGCATGTGTACAACAAATGCAGATAATGTGGGCACTGTGTATATCTATCATTCATGTCTATCTGCAATCAATTTGTTATTCAAAAGGACATATTAACCCAGAGGGCTCACACACAGAAAGGACGCTGAAGCGATGTAACAGAAGCTGAAATCcatgtgaaagtgagggtgaCACACGACCAGGCACTCAACATCTGAACGAGGAAACATCTGTGTAGCAGGGAGCTAATTAGAGTTAGCATGTTCAGTGGAGGAGTGTTGTTATGTGATTAATGAAATAATATGGAGGAATGCAGTGAGCATAAATAGTTCAATATATCCAAATAAAAAACATCTCAGACATGAAATTGCAG
This Phalacrocorax aristotelis chromosome 3, bGulAri2.1, whole genome shotgun sequence DNA region includes the following protein-coding sequences:
- the B3GAT2 gene encoding galactosylgalactosylxylosylprotein 3-beta-glucuronosyltransferase 2, encoding MKSLLFSRFLLLLPWVLIVIIVLDIDSSRAPLPALAPRGGGGGSGGARPAAARAPPQRRPEATLPTIYAITPTYSRPVQKAELTRLANTFRQVARLHWILVEDAAARSELVSRFVAGAGLPCTHLHVPTPRRYKRPGLPRATEQRNAGLAWLRQRHQHLPPPQPGVLFFADDDNTYSLELFQEMRTTRKVSVWPVGLVGGRRYERPVVENGKVVGWYTGWRADRPFAIDMAGFAVSLQVILSHPKAVFKRRGSQPGMQESDFLKQITTVEELEPKANNCTKVLVWHTRTEKVNLANEPKYHLDTVNIEV